CCCCATTCCCCATTCCCTATTCCCCATTCCCCATTCCCCATTCCCTATTCCCCATCACTCAAGAGCCTAACTTAAAGGCTTCAACAAATAAACTATACACTAAGCCAATTTTCAAGCCATTGATGACATCTCGCCAGAGGTGATCTTGACTCCAGAGCTTAGAGCCATAAATAAGGCGATTTAAGACTTCAATCAAAATCACTAAAATCGCTGCCACCAGGATATCCTGTTCTGCCCGTTGACCGGCGATCGTGGAGAGGGCTGTACCGAGGAAAAAACCGAATAAAAAACTAATGGTCAGCAAAGATAAGCGCCGCCAAGGATTGCGTAATACCCTAGCGACTTCCCGACTCAAAACGTTGATGAGTTCATTTAGACGAGTATTCTGCGTAACCGAGTCCTCCCGATCGCGTGCCGTGCTAACGTTAAGCGTAAACCATTCACTCCATTTTTACCAAAGCTCCCTAAGTTTGAGATTGATCCACAGGGGGATCGAGGGGTAATAGCCCGCTCTGTTGGATGAGTTTGGGCCAAATGAGGATAAAATAGCCCATCCAAGCGAGTATGGGTAGGGAGACAATCAGGGAAAACCACCAGCGATGGAAAATAAGCCAACTCAGGGCGATCGCCGTAACTCCGGTTAAAATGATAGACCAGGGTTGACACCACCAGGGTTTATAGTGCCAAACGCTCACGGGTTTTGAGGGCAGGGGTTCAGACATGGGGAACAAAGACAATTGGGTGCGATCGGAGTTTTATTTTATCGGAAATGTTTCTAAATGGAATGGGAAACTATGGCAAAATCGAAATCAACGGATCGTACTTTAGCCATTGATATTGGCGGCAGTGGGATTAAGGCAATGGTTTTGGATCGTAAAGGTCATCCTATGGGCGATCGCCTGCGGGTGCAGACTCCTAAACCCCCTAAACCCGCATCCGTATTGGGGGCGATCGCCGCTTTAGCTGAACAAGCAGGAGCCTTCGATCGGGTCTCTGTGGGCTTTCCCGGAGTTGTTCGCCACGGTATTGTTTATACTGCGGCTAACCTACATTCTGATTGGGTCGAATTTGACCTTGCTTCTACCCTCTCAGAATCTCTCGGTAAACCGGTACGGGTGGCTAATGATGCCGATATTCAAGGCTTTGGAGCCATTTCCGGTGAAGGGGTAGAAGTGGTGATCACCCTGGGAACCGGCTTTGGAACGGCCTTATTTGTGGATGGAAAACTGGTTCCTAACCTAGAAGGGGGCCATCATCCTTTCCGTAAAAAACAAACCTACGAGCAACAATTGGGACGAGCCGCCCTAGAGAAAATTGGGACAAAAAAATGGAATAAGCGCTTAAAAAAGGCGATCGCCAAACTCGAACACCTCTTTAACTACGATCATCTCTATTTAGGGGGAGGAGAAGCCAAAAAAGTAGACTTGAAACTCCCCAAAAATGTCAGTATTGTTGCTAACATTAATGGACTTTTAGGCGGAATTGCGCTCTGGAAGTCATCTTAAAATAGCAACAGCAGAGAACAATACCGTATCGCCCAAGGCGCTGTATAATCCCTTAAAAAACGTCCCCTTGTTGATCTTGACTCCACCTATGATAGCCCGTCATCTCAGCCTGAGTCTGCTTCTGAGTATTTGGATTAGTGCGATCGCCATTCTCTCCGTTCAGAATGCCACCCCCATATCCCTCAAATTTCTCCTTTTTGAGTCCGTACAGATCCCCATTGGCATTCTCTTGGCCTTCAGCGCATCTTTAGGACTGCTTGCCGGTCTTCTGATTGTGCCCTGGGGGAACCAGCAGGATCGCCCCTCCCCCTTCACTGAACCCAAGGAGCTAGATGACTCAAGGTGGGATTAATTGCGATCCAAAGCATAGACCTGGCCATCAAACAATAACCGGGTAATCCCCTTCGCATACAAATAAGGACGGGTCTTCGGTAACATGCGGCTATCGGGAACCTTAATCACCCTCTGGCTGCGCCGAGAAAACCGGCGAGCCACCCGATGATTATCGAACACCGGTAAGGTTCGTTCACCCACCTCCGAAGAAGGAATGTCTCCCAACTCTCCAAACTCTTTGAGAGGACGAGTAATCAACTCTGCTCCGCGATCGATCACCAAATAACAAATTCTCGGCAAAGCCGCTTCTGAGAGGGGTAGCACCTCTACTTGGGCAGGGATACCACCATGGAGAGCAAATCGACCACTTTCGTAATACTCATCCTCATCCTCATCGTCCTCTTCATCCTCATCGAGATCTTCCTCATCCAAATCTTCTCCGAGTAATTCCCGTAACGTACTCGCTTGGGCATAATACTCATCCTCATCCTCATCCCCCTCATCGGAGTCGAGATCGGAGCGCAGAAGAGTCAACCCAGGTATGGAAGGGTGAGACACCCGTTCCTGGCTCTCGGTAGAAGTCTCGGAGCGGGTGCGGAGTTTAGGTCGCCGCTCTGGAGATAACCCCTGCTCTTCCTCCAGTTGAGGAGTCTCATCCGATCCGGAAATACTAGGTTCCACCTTCTGCACCTCCGGTTGAGCAGATTGAGTCGGTTTAGATGAGGTCTCACTGGAGGCACTGGGCATTTTTCCCTTACCAGCAGCCGCCCGTTTTTGCTGTACCAAACTCTCATATTCGGCTGCGGGTAGACGGGCCTTGAGTAACCGACTAATCGTAGAATTACTAACACTGTAGCGAGTTGCCAATGTTGAAGTGGTCTCTACTGTCTCACGATAGGTTTTGATGATATCGACTTTTTCCGATTCTGTTAGTTTTCTTGGAGACATAAGACTACATGAGGGCAGACAATACAGTAGGAGAACACCAAGTCGTTGCTTGTAAGAACGATCTCTTTTCCACAATACCGAATCAAGGGCTGGAAAGGAAACTGATTTTCCACACCAGTCCATCGCACTAACTCGATCCGCGTCTACGACTCCGGCGAGTTGAGCGAGTAGACAAGTCAAATTCTAGGGCTGCACCAATTCCAAATAGAATAGGGCTAAAGATCCAAAAAATTTCTAGAAGTCCACCACTCTCATAGTCTGGTACGCGAGCAATAGCATACTTAAACCACATATCAGCGATATAGAGACAAAAGGCAGCCGCAGCAATCATCCGCCAAGATTGGGAGGTTCTTCCGCCCCAAAAGGCTAATAATACGGTGCTTGCCGCAATTAAGAGCAGTACATCCAACATGGTATAGAGCAAAGTCACAAACGGTTCTAGCGGTTGTAGCTGCTCTTCCATTTTTAGCACGACTTGTGGGGCCGTTGGCTCCTCTTCTGAGGGGGTAGCCGCAGGCGCTTCGGCCACCACTTCAGCCGTTGGCTCTGAGGCGGGGGCTTCTTCATTCATGGGGGTCGGTAAAGACAACCAAACGGCTAACAAGGTTGAAGTGAGGAAAATGCCGGCCACAATCATCCATTGTTTCGGTTCCAGATTCAGTCGTCGAGTGGTGACGGCCAAAAACATACCCACTGACAGACAAATGTAGGAAATCACATAGAAAAAGTCAGCCGGAGATACGGCGGGGTCTTGATTAAATCCTAGCTCCCATACACCAAAGAGGATATCGCCCAGGAAATAAAAGAACATTCCTAGACCAATACCGAGCCAAACACTGCGGCCGCTGACGATTTGAGGGCTTTGCCAGTTTCTAAAGCACAGAAAGGCTGCTGCTAGGTTACTGACAAATCCAAAAATGTAGGTTAGGGGGGAATACCAATCTGGGGGGTTAGCACTAAAGAGCAGGAAGAAGAGCAGAGAAAGGATACCCCAAGTAATTCCAGCTAAGATAATGGATTGGGTGGTTAGGATAGATTTTGATGATTTTTGGGCAGAACTACTCATAAAGATTCCCTGAACAATGACAGGTTTTGGCCGCTGGAGGTAAACCCCAAGGTTAGCAGGTTTGAGGGGTTATTGACATCATCTTAAGTTAAATTGAGGTCATTGATCCCTAGATCGCGAGAGTTTTTGTTAGCTTTGCCAGACTTTGCCTAATCCAGATTGTTGCAGCCACTTCATAAAGGGCTGGCGATCGCCATCTGGCAAATCCTCTAAAACTTCCATAGCTCCCACGGTAAAACTGGTATTACCAAAGTATTCTTTTCCTAAGCGATGGACTTCCCGCAAAAAGTTACTCAGATCTACTTCTTTCCAAGCGTTAGTGGGGAAGCCATCTTCTAAGGGATCAACTGTGATTAGTTGTACAATAGTAGGCTCCGAGTCAGCATGGGGTAAATTCCATTGTCGAAAGACTTCAGTCAGGCTTTTTTCAAAGGATTTCGCTTGTTTGGGCCCCAAGAGGTCTTCAATGTCGATCGCCACGGCTTGGGCCATTAAAAAACACCCTTGAGTGAACAGGAACGGCAGAGCCTGATCGGAACTTGAGCCTTCTCCACCGAGTTGATCGAGGCGAATTTTACCCCAAACACTATGACGTTCCGGTTCTTGGAGTAATACAGAGACTTTCCCTTTATTGTCAATTAAATCCCGCCACAGGGCTTTCGCTTCTTCTGCTTGATGGGATTCAAATACTTTGAGCAGGCGATAGGTTTGTCCCTGATAGGTAAGGATGGGGATGGGTTGTTCTGCGCTGGGGTGCTGAACTTTGGATAGTTCAACATCCTGCCGTTTGAGAATAAACATGGGCGCTGCTAGTTGACTCCTATCAGAGGAAGAGAATGGGCGAGGGCCGTTGAGCGAGACGGTTTGATAGAGATTCCCTCCTGGGGCAGATTTTAGCTGATCCCGGAGCCAGGCCCAACGCCTCTAACACCGGTTTGAGCGATCGCACAGAGAGTTAAGTACGAATTATAATCTGCATGGATAATTCGCTCTAACTCTAGAATACCGGCTTATTCTTCATTAGCACAAAATTTTGCCCCTAATGGCTAAGAACAAACCCTCAAGAGCAGGATTAAGGGAAGCCTCGCCCGCTAAAAATCGCCAACATCACTAGGGTCGGCAAGAGAATTAACGTCAGGGCACTGATGGAGGTAGCCCCTAGGGGAAGCCAACTGCCTCCATACTTAATCGCCACAGAAATCAGTACAGATGTGGATAGGACTTTGAGGAGCAGTCCCCAGGTGTCTTGAGTCATTGGTTTGTCCTGATGCCTGCACAACCGTCAGTTCAGATCAAAGGAAAGACAGGAAGAAAGAAGTCAAATCTTTCTTCCTGATGGGGGATTCGGCAGGGTCAACCCTGCCATGAGAGACTATCCGAGGGCCTTGGCACGAGCGACCACATTCTCCACGGTAAAGCCAAATTTTTCCATGGCTGTACCACCGGGAGAGGAAGCACCAAAGCGGTCAATGCTCACCATATCGCCTTCTGAACCCAGATAGCGATGCCAACCAAAGCTCGTTCCGGCTTCGACGGCCAAGCGTTTGGTGACGGCTTTGGGTAATACGGATTCGCGATAGGCTTCGTCTTGCTCATCAAAGAGTTTCCAGCAGGGCAGGGAAACGACGCGCACTTTTTTACCTTCAGCGCTCAGTTGTTCCGATGCTTTTACGCAGAGGGAAACTTCACTGCCTGTACCGATGAGTATTAGGTCGGGAGTTCCTTCACAGTCGGATAGAATATATCCACCCTTGCTTACTTTGTCAATTCCGCTACCCTGAAGGTTGGGGACATTCTGACGGGTGAGGGCTAATAGGGTGGGGCGATCGCGGTTTTCGATCGCGACTTTATAGGCTCCCGATACTTCATTTCCATCGGCTGGACGCATGACCAACAGGTTGGGAATGGCTCGTAGAGAAGCTACGGTTTCTACGGGTTGGTGGGTGGGGCCGTCTTCTCCCAGGGCAATGGAGTCGTGGGTCATTACCCAAATGACTCCCGCTTGGGAGAGGGCAGAGAGGCGAATGGCAGCCCGCATGTAGTCGGTAAACACCAGGAAGGTTGCCCCGTAGGGAATGAGTCCGGTTTTGTGCAGGGCGATCGCATTACAGATAGCTCCCATGCCATGTTCCCGTACCCCAAACCGTAGGTTCCGGTTCTCGTATTGTCCTTTTTGGAAGTCTCCAGAGACTTTCATCAGGGTTAAGTTGGAGGGAGCTAAGTCCGCCGAGCCGCCGATTAATTCGGGCAGGACAGGAGCCAGGGCATTGAGGACGGTATAGCTGTGTTTACGGGTGGCCATGCCCCCATCTTCTGGGGTGTAGCTCGGCAGAGCATCAGCCCAACCGTCCGGTAAGGTTCCGGAGGTAATGCGCTCAAATTCGGCGGCTTCTTGGGGATATTTGGTTTTGTAGGTGGCGAAGGTTTGATTCCATTCCGCTTCGGCACTGGCTCCTTTATCGATGGCTTGACGGAAGCGAGCGAGAGGCTCAGAGGGAATCTCGAAGGGAGGATAAGACCAACCCAGATGGTCGCGGGTGGCTTGTACTTCATCGCCGCCTAGGGCCGCTCCGTGGACACCGTGGGTATTGGCTTTATTGGGGGAACCGTAGCCAATGGTGGTGGTGACTTTAATCAGGGAGGGTTTATCGGTTACGTCTTTGGCGGCTTGGATGGCGGCGGCGATCGCCTCTAAATCCGTATTGCCATCGGCCACATGCTGCACATGCCAACCATAGGCTTCAAATCGTTTGCCTACATCTTCGGTGAAGGAGATATCGGTATGACCATCAATGGAAATGTGGTTATCGTCATAGAAGGCAATCAGTTTACCCAGTCCTAAGTGTCCAGCTAAGGAACAGGCTTCCCCTGATACTCCTTCCATGTTACATCCGTCACCCATGATGACATAAGTGTAATGGTCAATCAGTTGAGCGTCCGGTTTATTGAATTTAGCGGCTAAGTGAGCTTCTGCCATGGCCAGACCGACCCCATTGGCAATCCCTTGTCCTAGGGGGCCAGTGGTCACTTCTACGCCTTCGGTTTCAAAGTTTTCTGGGTGTCCGGGAGTAATTGAACCCCATTGACGGAATTGTTGTAAGCTTTCTAAGGTCACTTGGTCATAGCCCGTCAAGTGTAGCAGGGCATACTGAAGCATACACCCATGACCGGCGGAGAGGACAAAGCGATCGCGGTTCACCCAGTTCGGATTTTTGGGATTAAACCGCATGAATTGATCCCACAGCACAAACGCCATGGGAGCAGCTCCCATGGGTAAGCCAGGGTGACCCGATTTGGCTTTCTCAACGGCATCAATGGCTAGAAAGCGGATCGAGTTAATACAGAGTTGTTCAACGGATTGGGTTGCAACGGCCATAGTTCTTTGCTGATTATACTGTTGTACAGAGGCTGGACTTGGTGAATGGTCTCCAAGTTCAAGGGCTTGGGATTAGCCCAGGGTCTACACCCATGTTCCCATTAGGGGGATCGATGGGCAATCAATTTAGGTTATGTGCAAGGTTTAGGAACGATATTTACGGAACACCAGGGTTACGTTATGCCCCCCAAAACCAAAGGAGTTGGATAGGGCCACCTCTACGGGCATTTTCCGGGAATGGTTGGCTACATAGTCCAGGTCACACCCATTTTCTAGGTCAGGGTTTTCTAAATTAATGGTGGGGGGGACATGATCTTCGGCGATCGCCTTCACTGTGGCTACCGCTTCTATTCCCCCTGAACCGCCCAATAAGTGTCCCGTCATAGATTTAGTTGAACTCATCGCAATTTGATGAGCCGCTTCCCCTAATGCAGTTTTCACCGCTTGGGTTTCCGTGGAATCATTAGCTGTGGTACTGGTTCCATGGGCATTGATATAACTGACTCGATCGGGAGTAATTCCACCATCTTTTAAGGCGAGGGAAATGGCCCTGGCTGCTCCTTCTCCTCCTGGAACCGGAGCCGTCATATGATAAGCATCACAGGTCATTCCATAACCGACCATTTCTGCATAAATTCTGGCATTGCGCCTAAGAGCATGTTCCAATTCTTCAAGTAAAAGAATTCCGGCTCCTTCTCCCATGACAAACCCATCTCGGTCTCGATCGAATGGACGAGAAGCCCGACTTGGCTCATCATTACGAGTGGATAAGGCTCTAGCACTAGAAAATCCGGCGACGGATAAAGGGGTAACGGCTGCTTCTGAACCGCCACAAATCATGGCCTGGGCATAGCCTTGTTGGATCAGTCTAAAGGCATCGCCAATGGCATGGGAACCGGCTGCACAGGCCGTTACCGTGCAAGAATTGGGCCCTTTTGCTCCCGTATGAATCGCGGTTAGCCCAGCGGCCATATTGGCAATCATCATGGGAATCATGAAGGGACTACACTTTTTTGCCCCTTTGGTTAAGTAAGTTTCTTGTTGATCTTCGAGGACTTTTATTCCACCTACTCCTGTCCCAATAATGACACCGACTTGATGGGCATTCAAATCCGTAATCTCAAAGTGAGCATCTTTCAGGGTTTGCTGACTGGCAGATACAGCAAATTGGGCAAAGCGATCCATTCGTTTGGCCTCTTTGCGATCCAAATACTCGTGGGGATCAAAATTCTTTACTTCCCCAGCAATCTGACAGACATGGTTAGAGGGGTCAAAATGAGTAATCCGGCCAATACCACTTTTGCCCTGTAGTAAGGCATCCCAATAGTCTTTTAGAGTATTTCCTATGGAAGTAATTGCTCCGAGTCCGGTGACAACTACTCGTTTTGGTTCCAAATTTGTCATGGGTTCTTCTTAAAACTTGCGTCATTCGTCATTTGCCATTCGTCACTTGCCATCTGGACAAAGGACAAAGGACGAAAGACTTTCGTTAGCGATCGGTAAGGTCAGATTTAGGCGGGAGTTCCTTGTTTTTCGATGTAGTCTACAGCCGCTTGGACTGTAGCAATTTTTTCGGCAGCTTCATCGGGAATTTCAGTATCAAACTCTTCCTCTAGAGCCATGACTAGCTCTACCGTATCTAGGGAGTCAGCCCCTAAGTCTTCAGCAAAGCTGGATTCGGGTTTGATCGTCTCCGCGTCTACTCCAAGCTGCTCGGCAACAATTTTTTTAACTTTCTCGAACGTTGAATCTGACATGGTTAAATTTCTTCCTTAATTGATGGGCTTAACAGATTTACTGTGCAACTTATTATTCTAAGCATTTTTTGATCTTATCGGAAAGGGTTACGTTGCAGATAATTTTGTTATCAGTTTTGACCCTGGCTAGATTGAGTTCGAGGCAAGGAGAGTGGCTAGGGAGGAAAAGATGAGGCTCAAACCTGGATGAGTCGTGCTGTAGACCTTAACTTTCCCTGAAGATTCGTCGAGTGGGTTGCCAGAGCGATACAGTGTTAGAGGTCTGTTGTTGTGTGAATAGAGAACACTCCATGGTTACATCATC
The DNA window shown above is from Roseofilum capinflatum BLCC-M114 and carries:
- a CDS encoding DUF565 domain-containing protein produces the protein MSREVARVLRNPWRRLSLLTISFLFGFFLGTALSTIAGQRAEQDILVAAILVILIEVLNRLIYGSKLWSQDHLWRDVINGLKIGLVYSLFVEAFKLGS
- a CDS encoding DUF6737 family protein, giving the protein MSEPLPSKPVSVWHYKPWWCQPWSIILTGVTAIALSWLIFHRWWFSLIVSLPILAWMGYFILIWPKLIQQSGLLPLDPPVDQSQT
- a CDS encoding ROK family protein gives rise to the protein MAKSKSTDRTLAIDIGGSGIKAMVLDRKGHPMGDRLRVQTPKPPKPASVLGAIAALAEQAGAFDRVSVGFPGVVRHGIVYTAANLHSDWVEFDLASTLSESLGKPVRVANDADIQGFGAISGEGVEVVITLGTGFGTALFVDGKLVPNLEGGHHPFRKKQTYEQQLGRAALEKIGTKKWNKRLKKAIAKLEHLFNYDHLYLGGGEAKKVDLKLPKNVSIVANINGLLGGIALWKSS
- a CDS encoding lipopolysaccharide assembly protein LapA domain-containing protein gives rise to the protein MIARHLSLSLLLSIWISAIAILSVQNATPISLKFLLFESVQIPIGILLAFSASLGLLAGLLIVPWGNQQDRPSPFTEPKELDDSRWD
- a CDS encoding Npun_F0813 family protein, which encodes MFILKRQDVELSKVQHPSAEQPIPILTYQGQTYRLLKVFESHQAEEAKALWRDLIDNKGKVSVLLQEPERHSVWGKIRLDQLGGEGSSSDQALPFLFTQGCFLMAQAVAIDIEDLLGPKQAKSFEKSLTEVFRQWNLPHADSEPTIVQLITVDPLEDGFPTNAWKEVDLSNFLREVHRLGKEYFGNTSFTVGAMEVLEDLPDGDRQPFMKWLQQSGLGKVWQS
- the tkt gene encoding transketolase; this translates as MAVATQSVEQLCINSIRFLAIDAVEKAKSGHPGLPMGAAPMAFVLWDQFMRFNPKNPNWVNRDRFVLSAGHGCMLQYALLHLTGYDQVTLESLQQFRQWGSITPGHPENFETEGVEVTTGPLGQGIANGVGLAMAEAHLAAKFNKPDAQLIDHYTYVIMGDGCNMEGVSGEACSLAGHLGLGKLIAFYDDNHISIDGHTDISFTEDVGKRFEAYGWHVQHVADGNTDLEAIAAAIQAAKDVTDKPSLIKVTTTIGYGSPNKANTHGVHGAALGGDEVQATRDHLGWSYPPFEIPSEPLARFRQAIDKGASAEAEWNQTFATYKTKYPQEAAEFERITSGTLPDGWADALPSYTPEDGGMATRKHSYTVLNALAPVLPELIGGSADLAPSNLTLMKVSGDFQKGQYENRNLRFGVREHGMGAICNAIALHKTGLIPYGATFLVFTDYMRAAIRLSALSQAGVIWVMTHDSIALGEDGPTHQPVETVASLRAIPNLLVMRPADGNEVSGAYKVAIENRDRPTLLALTRQNVPNLQGSGIDKVSKGGYILSDCEGTPDLILIGTGSEVSLCVKASEQLSAEGKKVRVVSLPCWKLFDEQDEAYRESVLPKAVTKRLAVEAGTSFGWHRYLGSEGDMVSIDRFGASSPGGTAMEKFGFTVENVVARAKALG
- the fabF gene encoding beta-ketoacyl-ACP synthase II, encoding MTNLEPKRVVVTGLGAITSIGNTLKDYWDALLQGKSGIGRITHFDPSNHVCQIAGEVKNFDPHEYLDRKEAKRMDRFAQFAVSASQQTLKDAHFEITDLNAHQVGVIIGTGVGGIKVLEDQQETYLTKGAKKCSPFMIPMMIANMAAGLTAIHTGAKGPNSCTVTACAAGSHAIGDAFRLIQQGYAQAMICGGSEAAVTPLSVAGFSSARALSTRNDEPSRASRPFDRDRDGFVMGEGAGILLLEELEHALRRNARIYAEMVGYGMTCDAYHMTAPVPGGEGAARAISLALKDGGITPDRVSYINAHGTSTTANDSTETQAVKTALGEAAHQIAMSSTKSMTGHLLGGSGGIEAVATVKAIAEDHVPPTINLENPDLENGCDLDYVANHSRKMPVEVALSNSFGFGGHNVTLVFRKYRS
- the acpP gene encoding acyl carrier protein, with the translated sequence MSDSTFEKVKKIVAEQLGVDAETIKPESSFAEDLGADSLDTVELVMALEEEFDTEIPDEAAEKIATVQAAVDYIEKQGTPA